GGGAAAAAATAAAATGGCTCATGAAGGTGCGTTataatccatagtgatacgctcccacttccactcaggaatttctaacttttgaagcaaaccaccaggtctctgatgctcgtacttgacttgttgacaatttagacaccgagctacatatgcaactgtccttcttcattctcctccaccaataatgttgtcgtaaatcttgatacattttagcggcacctggatgaatagaatacctggaactatgggcctcttccagaattaattcacgaagcccatccataataggcacacaaatacgaccctgcattcgcagaactccatcttcccccataacaacctgtttggcatcaccgtgccgcaccgtgtccttgaggacaagtaaatgaggatcatcatactgccgtcCTTTGATgagctcatataaagaagaccgagcgactgtgcaagctaaaacccgactgtgctctgaaacatctaacctcacgagctGATTAACCAAAGTCTGGACATCTACAgctagcggtctctcaccaaccagaatataagcaaggctacccatactcacagcctttctactcaaagcataggccaccacattagccttttcggggtgatataaaatggtgatatcatagtctttcaacaactccaaccatcttctatgcctcaaattgagatccttttgttagaacagatactgaaggctacaaTGATTAGTAGatacctcacatgagacaccgtagaggtaatgcctccaaatctttagcgcgtgaacaatgtctgctaattctaagtcatgaacaggataattcttctcgtgaactttcaattgtcACGACGCGTAttcaatcaccctgccatcttgcattaatactgcaccaagcccaatgtgagatgtatcataatataccgtataagatcctgaacttgtgggtaatACTAAtgctggcgccgtagtcaaagcaattttgagtttttgaaagctcaactcacactcgtctgaccatctgaatccacctttctgggtcagtctggtcaatgggcttgctatagatgaaaactcttccacgaaccgacgataataacctgccaaacccaggaaacttcagatctctataactgaagtaggtctaggccaattctgaacaacttcaatcttcttaggatccacctttatgccttctgccgattagtcgagtgaatatttcgaacttgaattaatgtagcccgtaggcgtaatggccgagtgagtgcttgctcggactcaaaatgaaagtagcccgtaggcttattagtcgagtgaatgtttcgaactcgaaataatgtagcccgtagacgtaatggtcgagtgagtgcttgctcgaactcgaaatgaaagtagcccgtaggcttattagtcaagtgaatatttcgaactcgaagtaatgtagcccgtaggcataatggtcgagtgagtgcttgttcgaactcgaaatgaaggtagcccataggcataatggtcgagtgagtgcttgctcgaactcgaaatgaaggtagcatgtaggcgtaatggtcgagtgagtgcttgttcgaactcgaaataaaggtagcccgtaggcttaatggtcgagtgagtgcttgctcaaactcgaaatgaaggtagcccgtaggcgtaatggtcgagtgagtgcttgctcgaactcgaaataaaggtagcccataggcttattggttgagtttatcttaattctgattgcacaataaatctcaagtcattatacatgtgtcaTGTTTTGTGCCTGGGTTCAGGCCAATCTACATGaacatggttcattttgaccatttggctcttacaatttttcctattgaAACCATGTTGTTGTGAAATGACTTTcttgcatctgaactcgatgtatttTCTAACCAATAGGTCCTTTTAGGAGACAGTACTTTCCATGTATCTTATTTCTTTTAGCTCTTGAAATGCAACACGAACTCCTCCAATGAATTTCCCTAAGCCAAGAACAAGAGTTGGAGACGAGACTATCTTTAGTCAACTGCACTAAAAAGAAGCAGCAACCTTGAGAAGCAAACCGAATAGCGCGAAAGGAGCAGAGAAGAATGGGCTATGATCACTTTCCAAGGTATACACATGTTGGGGTTGCCATTTTCTGATCATTGCGTCTTGCTGCTCCGTCTTCATCACTCGATCATATGCCGTTCTTATGTAGATTCGAGGCACATTCTCTGCTCCCTCGCCTTCTTCTTTGAATCGCGCGCTTTGTAACGCTTGAATTGGTCCTGGACGCAATACCATTGTCGCTAATGTTGAATCCTAATTAAAACCAAAATGAAACATGCATGTTTATAAAACAGAGGTGATAAAGCTGCGCGTATAAGGTTAATTAGTTTCATTTACAATGCTGGGTGAAGTGAATTCGCAATATTTAATTACCTCAAGTGGGCTGATATGATAAATAATTTTGCGTTGTAAACTTTTCTTGACAACTATACTGGTTGGAGGTTGATCGGGTCCTGAACCGAACCCCATGTCATATACATCAGCAAATTCTCCAAAATCTGATAAATCGGGGACTCCCTGTAATTACAATAAGATTATAAATGGTCAAGcactatattttgaatttttatttttataaagctTTTTAAAAGCTGGCAGAATAAATTAATTGCGTTGCAACTTGCAGCTGATGAATAAAAGACGCAGGTCGGCAAAACCGCGAGCATCACTTATACTAATTAATGTAAGAACCGCTACAATTTATGATAGATTAGGTGTTGCTTAATTAAATAATTGAGCTTGCTTGCAGGAAAACTTTGGTTGCCTAAGGAATTAATTAGGATTAAATAATGAATAGTATATAATACTGTAATGCCCTTTGGAGAGGGTCAGGCGGACAATGCCACAGCAACCTAAATCTACAGGGCCTTATGTTGTACATTATAAATATAAATTCTACTCTTAATAtcaaacttttgaaaagtcataataaaaaaaattgctGGCTCACTAAatatgggatatatatatatatatatatatatatatatatatatatatatatatatatatatatatatatatatatatatatatatatattcgacgctaactcaataaattattttataactTGTGACTGTTTGCCTTTTTAAAGTGAAACTATCTCTAGTCATGATTTCATTTGTCTTTAAATTTTTTTGCATATTCCTAAAGAAACACATTTAATAGCCTTTAATCATaagaatattatttatttaaactattttctctcttttaaaGCGTCTCATTTAATTAACAATACATTTTTTTTGAATATATCGACTTGTTAATTTTTTCATAAAACagttaaattaaatattttgtacaaattaaatttttcCGAAACGATTAATATTGTAAACGGAACGTGTATTATGAAATTCAATTAAACGGGTATAGATTATGATCAGTAGCATTTCTTCAGGATGACGCAGCTTGTTACGTTTTGTTTCCCACAGACAAATATCATGTCACTGCCACTCCCTATCCTCTTACTATCTCTGTCCATCTTCTTTGTTTTTACTCTTTGAAGACAAAATAGACATGTCCTATTCTCCTTTAGGCTTTACCTACCTAAGAAAATCCAATAAAACCCTGTCCATGTCCGGTGGCAAAGTCAGAAAATTTTTCAAGGGTATTCATACttaaaagaagtaaaaagaaaatttgacaaagggtgttcaatatatgttttatatatatctaaaatcaatactttacttatatacacaatataatttttcgcAATATTTTGACCACCCTTCGTAAAAGGTGGCTTCGCCCCTGTCCACATCCCTCCCTATATATACAACCTTTATATGTAATTAGTACGATCTTAATAATATCAAACGCATGCATTTTCCATTTTCCATTTATCATGATCATATATATGATATGATGGTTTAATAAGGAAAGAGACTACTTACATCTTTAACATCTTGTGTAGTCACAAAACCAGTTCTCAACATGGTTGCTGCTATATACACTGCCACCTTTACTTTCTTTGGGAATTTATGGGTTGCATCTGTAACACTCAGCCCTCCAGCGCTATGTCCTACCAATATTACCTATACACAATATAATAAATAACATCATACTTAATTAAGTCGTATTTCCTTAATTTGACCACTAAATTAAATTAAAGTATCTCAAATATGCATGTAACTTtacaagaaaaatatttaaactaattaaaaacaaaactatatatataaTGTGTGAGAAAAAAATTAGCATAAGTACGTAGAATATTATCCACTAACTCTAAATTCTAAATATGTCATATCATTATGAAATGAGAGTGGATCGGAGAAAAAACCTGTTCACTATCAGGCAAAGATGACAAAAAATCGATGAGAGGCTTGTTGTATTCATCAAAAGAAACAATGGTGTTCGGGTCAGCTTGGTCGATGCCAGCACCTTTAAGGTCAAGACATGTGACTTTGTAGCCGGAATTCTCCATAAGAGACCTAATTTTGTACCAGCACCACCCTCCTCCCCCTATTCCATGTATTAGAACGAAATGGGCTCGTTGTGGCTGTGGTGGCACCTTCGTCTTCTCTATTTCCAACTTCATGTCTACAAATTCTTCTCCCATCTTGAATATGGCTAGGCTCTAAAATGTTCTGTGTTTCAACCTAAGCTTTCCTTCTCTTAATTTGTTTTTCTTTCAGAGTCAGGAAGGTTCTAATTTATGGTTGGAATAGTTGTTTTGCTGTTTGTCAATATATATAGTTGAGATAGTCTCCAAATGTCATGATCTATAGTACATATTAATACCATTAtatttcaacattatttcatgtCCTAGTGGAAATATTTGATTTTTAATACTCTTTTCAGTTCCAAAATGAATGATGAAGCTTGAAGTAAAATGTtgaattttgtattttattatttattattctaGTTTTCATAATGAAATTCTGAATATTTAGAATAGATTAAGAAAtttagtattaaatttaaaaaacgTCTGCAAaaagtcaaaataaaaaatattggtTGACTTCCAAATAATGGGGATTCAATGATGGATAAACTTTATTGGATTTAGCACCTCTTATTGTTACGTTTGACTTTTTAAAgtgatattaaaatataaatgaaggtATATATATAGTTCTAAAATTGACTTTGCGCTCAAAATGAACATATATACGTATTCACTTTATCAGGATGAGAATACGGAATACCTCTAATAATATGAAATCCTTTGCAGTACTTGTTTTAAATATGGGAGAGACAGAATACTGAGAAAATCTCGACACAGAAAAGTGACAATTGTTTATAATGAAACAAAAAGTATTGTATCTTCGGTTTTACTAATTAATGACAGTAGTCACAGTactagtgcattagctaatattatatcgaatataacttatatatatatatatatatatatatatatatatatatatatatatatatatatatatataatagctaCACATCGAGTAAAATGAACTTGCAACAATAAGTAATTGTTCACAGCAAACCCTAATAATGCACTTAAAACTAAAAATTTGTTAGTGTAATATGCTATAgtatattttataatataaaaGAAAGTACACTCACAATgatgaaagttaaatttttttgaaGGCGTGCAATTTTCGAGAATACAAGGAATTtttttcatattattatttttaaaactcAAGCTCGTCGGCTTGCAGAGCGGAACCATAATTTGTACATAGTGAAtgaattttgaaaacaaacatatTATGATTTGGATCAAAATTATTGATTATGTCGAACTTGTATCGTAAAAGTATATTCATCCCGTAAGCTTGTTGACACTGATTTGTTTATTCGGGTTAACATAATATAAGGAGTTTACTTATATTTTGAAATGCAAACCTGCAAATTATACTATACGTGCCAATCATTTAGAGCTAATTATTAATGATTAACTATGACTTAATTTATGAAGAATCCAGCGAGCTGTTTTCAAAAAATAAGTGGAAAACGTTAGACTGGTGTACTGTACGAATCTAGGAATTAGCAAATACATCTTTtctttaaaaacaaaaaagattAAAGTACTTTAAAAGTCAGTAGGGAGCGGAGTGGCTGACTACCTTTGGAAGGTGAGCCTTCAATCATATGGCCATCTTATAGTACTAAATTTCATAATTGACAGCTGGGATGATAATTCATAATTGtatgctttcttttatttacGAGACCATTTGGGACCTACTAACAAGTTACTATCTATTGTCTATTATTTTAACATAGTTAAGTTTGCATATAACATCATCCTATAATAAAATTCAACTTTTATGACATTATTTATTATAAGTCAAGTTTGTGTGTGACTTATTCTTTCTAAGATTACGAggtataatttttaaaaaaaattagaattataaCATAACTAAGTGCAATAAAAAAAGAAGATATAATATGAGAAATCATATAGAAACACGTGAAGTAAATgttgaaaaatgagaaataagagaaaaataaataatgtaaaaagtaacatttgaaaaaaaaaattaaaaagtttaaaaaattaaaattaaaaagaaatagaaagtaaattaaaaagaaaaaacaagagaTTCAAATATAACCTGATAATTACACCATGTAATTACAAGCAATTATGACCTCTCTTTGAGAATTGAAGAGTGTTATTACACCCCctcaattacacccaattacatGCTGACCAAGTAATTACATGGTCAGACATGCCAAAACTGTGTAATTACATCCAATTACATGGTGGCTTTCCAAACAAGCTCTCAATTTTAATTTTCACAGCAATTCTTTAGATATTAgtatttacccgaaaaacggatagagttgaatttatgcgtagttctaaggatacgtggtataacttggtacaaatcgggaaaataagtagaaatatatcgaatattgactgtaaaaaaagaatgaaataccaaccaaattgtgtagagaataatttataaaaaagCAAGATAAATTAATGTCCAAAGCCCAAAAAAGGACAATCTCTGCTATATTTCTGTGTAAAATTAATAATCTTTGAGATGTGAGAATGTATTGATGTCTCAATGTTCAATGTCCGCCTCCTTACAGAAATAATAGCCATTCTCTatatagtggaggaatcctactttggatataattaaaaatatatagtggggatcccatgatagattagttaattGGCTTTTCCTTAAttttcgccgagattctctcccctgGTGCGGCTACAACGGCTCTTTGTCTCTTAGCTTGATCTTGGTCGGTTTTGGTATTGGTCGATCTCtggatctcgagctcgatattgactcgagctcgatattggctcgagctcggtattgattcgagctcgatattgacttcgatctcggtattgatcggtccgTGAATCTTGAACTCGATAACCTGGCTTCagatctcatctcgatattatgatgACGACCCTCGGTctatcatgttccaatctcgactaaatacatgaagggcaaaaccggttttgaccgtatacagatagtcccctcgtttctcggaaagaatATGGCAAGAAACGATATAATTTTTTCAATCTCTGACTAGATACATATTGACGTCTACAACGAGCTCGTTTATGACGTATGTGATAAATGTCCCGTCGGTTCAGTTACTAAGGCATTAAATGTGCGTCAGAcgatggtcggccactgctgattttgaaccgtcattgccaaatctataaatagcccccctttttcatttttttaaacctTTACCTTCAACTCTTCTCATTCCAACCTTCATAGCTCTTTGCCTTCTCCAAAGTTCTATATTTCTAGTTTTAAgaatttctttgcttgttcttcgtCAAACACCAAAATATTTCAATTTCCTATCTTCCTTGTTCTTGAAAATTTAGATGGCCAAGATATCTAAAACCGTTCCTCAGAAAGAGGCTCCTTTCTCATCTCGGACGGCCGGTGAGAAACCTGTGGTGGAGCCATGCCTCGAAGAACTCGTTCCCGGGGGATATGTTATCGATTCtgactttaaggtcgagaaaccTTCATCGGTTGCTGGTCGATGTGAACCGGTAtcaagatatatatgctcgatacctCAAAGCCTTATTGATTTGGTGAAGAAAGATTGTGGTTGGGAAAACAAAGAGGTTGTGATACCGGCACCGGAAGAAccgatcactacccacgtggaagggtacTTGAGTGTTTAGACTTATCCTTTCACGCTAGGTCCCCTCGATCCGATCATCATCGACTTTTGCAAAAAGTACCAAGTAACCCTCGGCCAAATatatccttctttctggaggattgtAATACTGCTCCGtttctttgtgagcaaaatcgacgggcttcccttcaccctcgaccacctaaTAAGATTATATAGCCCTCATCTTTACCGAGGTGGTCTAATAAAGCTCTAATGTCAGGCCACCAAGGCGTTCACCTCGAGTGTTGATGAAGACAaatatcggggttggatgggccggtttgtccgagtgaagacctcggacTTAATCCCGATTGAGagtatgccatttcccgagaaatggaatatgaatcgTAAGTATGATTCAGTTTTTAGCTTTTGTCGTTTTTACTTCTACATCTTTACTTATCGGTGCTTTTCTTGACACAACTGTTGCTTGGATGCCGGGAACGGTTCCCCATATCGAGAATTAGGTCATGAGCCTGGTTTCGACGGCGACATATGTCGAGCGCGCTTGGCACGATTTTTCAAAGGGTCAATGGAAAGCTCGTACTCATGGTAAGCTCTCATCTTGGTCTACCGATTCGTTTGTCGTTCAAAGTGAtatgtttatttgaagcatgagtTTACTTATCTTCTCCTTTCACAGGTCTCGGAAAAGATGCGGCCATGAGGCCCCAATCTGGTGGTAAGGATGTTTTACCGCCTGTCTCGAAGCCGTTGAAGGAAAGTAAGAGAAAAAGGACTTCGGATTCCGAGAGTCAAAAACCTAAGAAGAGGACAGTTCGAAAGCCCAAGGGAACCATAATC
This DNA window, taken from Nicotiana tabacum cultivar K326 chromosome 4, ASM71507v2, whole genome shotgun sequence, encodes the following:
- the LOC107761562 gene encoding methylesterase 17-like, producing the protein MGEEFVDMKLEIEKTKVPPQPQRAHFVLIHGIGGGGWCWYKIRSLMENSGYKVTCLDLKGAGIDQADPNTIVSFDEYNKPLIDFLSSLPDSEQVILVGHSAGGLSVTDATHKFPKKVKVAVYIAATMLRTGFVTTQDVKDGVPDLSDFGEFADVYDMGFGSGPDQPPTSIVVKKSLQRKIIYHISPLEDSTLATMVLRPGPIQALQSARFKEEGEGAENVPRIYIRTAYDRVMKTEQQDAMIRKWQPQHVYTLESDHSPFFSAPFALFGLLLKVAASF